The Polaribacter sp. KT25b genome contains the following window.
AAAAATTAACAACGCCACCATATTTAAAAAAGGGTGATACAATTGCAATTGTAGCACCCGCAGGAATTTTAAAAAACAAACAAGAAGTAATTGAAAAAGCCAAAAGATTAGTAGAAAGTTGGGGATTAAAAGTTGTTTTAGGTAAAAACTTATTTAATCAGGAAAATCATTTTTCAGGTACTGATGATGAACGATGTCAAGATTTTCAAGAAGCTTTAGACAATAAAAATATCAAAGCAATTTGGGCGGCAAGAGGCGGTTATGGTTCTGTTAGAATTTTAGATAAATTAGATTTTACGAAATTTAAAAAAAATCCGAAATGGATTATTGGTTATTCTGATATTACAGCGTTTCATAATCATATTCACAATTTAAATGTAGAAACCATTCACGGTATGATGGGCACAAGTTTAGGTGATAAACCAGAAGAAATTATTGAGACAATTTCATCGTTTAAAAAATCGCTTTTTGGCGAAGAAATTACGTACTCTATTTCCTCATCAAATTATAATAAAATTGGTGTTGCAGAAGGGCAAATTATTGGTGGAAATATCTCTATTTTGGCTTCTATGCTAGGTTCTAAAAGTCAATTAAATACAGATGGAAAAATTCTTTTTATTGAAGAAATTGGTGAATATAAATATTCTATAGACAGAATGTTACAAAGTTTAAAGCGTGCTGGATATTTTACAAAAGTAAAAGCAGTTGTTGTTGGCGATATGACAAAAATTAAAAAGAATTCTACAAATTGGGGCAGTTCTATAGAGCAATTAGTTTTAGATGTTTTGCCAAACGATATTCCTGTTTTATTTGATTTTCCTGCTGGTCATGAATCAGATAATAGAGCTTTGCTTTTTGGAAGAAAAGTTAAATTAGTCGTTGGTCGCGGAGAAGAAAAATCGACTTTAAAGTTTTTAAAATAATTTATTTCTGATAACTGAATATTAAAAAATGGCAGATCATAATGAACTTGGCGAAATAGGAGAACAAATTGCTGTTGATTTTTTAATTAAAAACGAGTATAAAATTCTTGAAAGAAATTACCGTTATTTAAAAGCTGAGGTTGATATTATTGCCTTAAAAAACGGTGTTTTAGCAGTTATTGAAGTTAAAACAAGAAGTTCTGATTATTACGGTAAACCGCAAGATTTTGTAAATCCGAAGAAAATAAAACTATTACTTTCTGCAATTGATTATTATGTTATTCAAAAAGACTTAGATGTAGAAGTTCGTTTTGATATTATTGCAATTATCTATCAAAAAAACAATACAAAGATTGAGCATTTAGAAGATGCTTTTCTTTATTTTTAATGCTTATTCTTGATTAAAATACTCCATAACATCATCAATTTCATTTGGTTTTGCTATTATTTTTTTGCTTTTATCTAGCACAAAATAACTTGGTGTAGAAAAAATTTGATAGGTTTTTGCAGTTTCATTTTGCCATTTATTTAAACCTAACACATTGTGCCAACCGTATAAATTGGTTCTAGAATAATTTTCCCAAACAAAAGCATCATCTTCTAAGGCAAAGGCAATTACTTTTATATTTTTCTTGTTTTTTAAATAGGAGTGTAGTTCTGGTATTTCTCGCATACAGTGAGAACAACTTGTGCTCCAAAAAACCAATACATACTTTTCTGCATCATTTAATGTAGATAATTTAAAGGATTTGCCATTTTCTTTCCAAGAAAAATCTGGCGCAATTCTGCCAATTTCAGAAGCAAATAAAGCTATTTTTTCTGATTTAAATTTTTGACTTTGTAAAGTTTCTGGTAATTTATTATAATGATTTTCAAAAAGATAATCTATAATTTCTAAATTTTTATAAGCTTCAAATTGTACTATTAAAAACTCTATAATATCTCTTTTATAAGGTTGATTGTTAATTTTATAAAGTACAACGTCTATAGCTTCTTTATAGAGTTTTTGCTGTGTTCTACTATCATCAGAATAATTGATGTAAAAGATGTAAGACACAATTCTATCTGTTAAAAAAGAAGAATTTATAAGTGTTTTTTTATTAAAATCTAAGTTGTTAAAAAATGAATTTTTAACCTTAAAAAGATAATCTTCTACAGAGGTTAAAATTTCTGCAGAATTATTTTGATTACTAGCTTTTATAATAGGAGCAATATATTTTTCTTTAGATAATTCTGCATATTTATTTTGCACAACATTTACTTTATTAAAAGCATTTATATAACGTGTTTTTAAATCTAATTTTGGATTTTGAAGTGCAGCAATTTGTATTGAATCTAATTTTTCTTGTGCTTTAGAAATAGTTTCTACATATTCTTGATATAACTTATTTTCTGATGATTTTGAAAAAGAAACTGTCTGCTCTGGATAATCTGGATTAAAAATGAAAGAAATATTTTCTTTATTGTAAAAAATATCTAAAAAACCTGCGCCTTCAGTTCTGTAATTAACTCTATATGCACCTGGTTTTGCATCAGGTTTTAGTTTAAATTCAAAACGACCAACAGCTTGTTTTTTTCCGCTAAGGGTAATAGAATCTGTTTTTATGGTTGTATTGCTAACAAAAATTTGTTTAGTGCCTTCAATTTTATATAAGATTACCCAATCGGTTTCAATTTTTGGGTTCATGGTACCTTTTATAACATGTTGAGCATTTGCAAAAGAGGAAATAAATAGTATAAAGTAAAAAATATTTTTCATCATTCTTAGATAAATTTTGTTCTCTAATTTTTAAATTCAAAAAACGTACCAAATGTACTATTTATACATCAATTTAAGTATATTGTAACGTTAAAATTAATTTAATTATGAGTAGTTTTTCTGATAAAATAATTTGGATTACTGGCGCATCTTCAGGAATAGGAAAAGCCTTGGCAATAGAATTGTCTAACCAAAACGCAAAAATTATTTTATCATCAAGAAAAATTAACGATTTAGAGCTGGTAAAGAAAAAATGTAAAAACCCAAATAATGTAAAAATCGTTGCGTTAGATTTAGAAGATTATACAAATTTACAATCTAAAGTTAAAGAAGCAATTGACACTTTTGGTAAAATTGATATTTTGGTAAATAATGGTGGAATTAGTCAAAGATCGCTTGTAAAAGATACTTTAATTGCGGTTGATAAACAAATTATGGATGTCAATTATTTAGGAACTGTTACTTTGTCTAAAGCTATTTTACCACATTTTATCAGAAATAAAAGTGGGCATTTTGTTGTTACTACAAGTATTGTTGGTAAAATAGGAACTCCTTTACGTTCTAGTTATGCCGCAAGTAAACATGCTTTACATGGTTTTTTTGATAGTTTACGCGCAGAACATTTTAAAGATAATATTGTTGTAACGCTGGTTTGTCCTGGTTTTGTAAACACAAATGTTTCTAAAAATGCATTAACAGGAAATGGAACTCCGCAACAAAAAATGGATGTTGCTACAGCAAATGGAATTGATCCAGATCGTTTTGCAAAATTAATGGCAAAGGCTATTAAAAACCAAAAAGAGGAAGTTTATATTGCTGGAGTAAAAGAAAAATTAGGCGTGTATTTAAAACGCTTTTATCCTAAGTTATTGTCTAAGATGATTCGTAAATTAAGTGTTACTTAATCTTTAAAATACGATAAAGTATCAAAGTAAGAAACAATTGCCTCTTTCATTAAAACAGTTTGTTCACCAGCTTTTAAATTTGGTAATTCTGTAAGTGTTTTATAATGTGGCCAACCATCTTCATCAAAATAATCAAATTCGTAATATCCATAAGGTTCTAATAATTTGCAAATGGCAATATGCATCAAATTTACTTTTTCGTCTTTTTTAAACGCTCTATAACCTTGTCCTAATTCTTGCACACCAATTAAATAAACGATTCCGTCTAAATTTAATTCATCTCCTTCAGAAAAATCATCGGTTAATTTGTTTACTAAAAAATCCCATTTTTCTTTTAAATTACTAACTTTTGTCATAAAAACTGTTTAAAAGTGTAAAGATACAATGCCCATTTTTAATTTTTAAAAAAAGGATGTAGATTTACATAAATTAATTAGAATGAATATTTTCGATATCATTATTGTGGCATTACTGCTTTTTGCTTTTGTAAGAGGAATTATGAAAGGTTTTTTTGCAGAAGTTGCTTCTTTAGTGGCAATTATTGCTGGAGTCTTTGTAGCTATTCATTATGCGCATCATATGGAGTATTATTTGGTAAACTCTTCAGCTATAAATTGGTCTGATGAAACAAACCGAATTGTATCTTTTGCAGTTACTTTTTTGTTTGTAGTAATTTTAGTAATCTTTATTGGAAAAATTTTAACAAAAATTGCAGATATTACAGCTTTAGGTATGTTAAATAAATTGTTAGGCGGTATTTTTGGTGGCTTAAAAATTGCTTTAATTTTAAGTGTAATTTTTACATTTTTTGGTAGTGTAAACAATACAATCCCTTTTGTAGAAAAAGAAACTTTAGATGAATCTGTTATGTACAATCCTGTTAAAAAGATTGCGCCAGCTTTGTTTCCATCAATTATAAAAGAAGGTGAAGAAGGAGAATCAAAAATAGATTTTAGTATAAAATAGCTAATAAAAAAACCGAGAATATTTTTCGGGTTTTTGGTTTTAATCTAAATGATAAATTTTCATAATATCTTTTAGGTATTTTTCGAAATCTATTTTTAGATCTACAAGTTTACCTGTATGAATGTCAAAAACCCAACCGTGTACTTTTAAGCCTCTATCTCTAAATGCTTTTTGTACAGCTGCTGTTTTAATTAAATTTACACATTGTTCTTTTACGTTTAACTCTACTAATTTTTCGTATTTTTTTTCTTCGTTTGTAATTTTATTTAATTCAGTTGAATGAATTCTATATACATCTCTAATATTACGCAACCAAGGATTTAATATGCCAAGATCTGCAGATTGCATTGCGGCTTTTACACCGCCACAACCATAATGCCCACAAACAATAACGTGTTTAACTTTTAAATGGTCTACGGCATAGTTAACAACTGACATTACGTTTAGATCGATACTAATAACCATATTAGCAATATTTCTGTGCACAAAAACTTCGCCTGGTTTTGCTCCCATTAATTCTTCTGCAGTAGCTCTACTATCAGAACAACCAATATAAAGTAATTCTGGATTTTGACCTTTTCCTAATTTTTCGAAGTAATTTTTATCAATAGATAACTTTTCTTGAATCCATTTTTCGTTGTTTTCAAATACTTTTTCTAAATCCATTTTTTATGTTTTAAATAGTGTCTTTTACATTTTTTTTAATCCAACTTGTACATTCATCAAAATTTTTGAAAATGTGTTCTTTCGGAATAAAATCTGGAATAATATCGATTCGTTCCATCATATATCTAGGTTGTTGTAAAAGATTAACAAACAACACTTCCACATTTTTCGTTTTTAAATCTTGCAACATATCTTCCATAGCGTATAACCCAGATTGATCCATATATTGCATTCGTCCTAAACGCATAATAACGATTTTTGCTGTATCAGGAATTTGAAGATAAAGTGCTTGAAAATCACTAGTTGATCCAAAGAATAAAGGACCTTTTATATGTTTGATAAAAACTTCTTCTTTTAAGTTTGCTGGAAATCCTTTTTCATCAGACCATTCTTCTTCTTTTAATGATTTTACATCAGACCTTTCTGCTGTTAAATCCCCAATTTTTTTCATAAACATTAATGAAGCAATTACTAAGCCAATACCTACGGCGTAAACTAAATTCCAAAAGGTTGATAATAATAAAACAACCATCATAATTAATACTTCTGAACTTAATTTTAAAGGACCAATTTTAATATCTCTAGGTAAACTAGGTATTGCTTTTAAGCCTTTATAATCCATAACTCCAATACCAACTGTAATTAAAATACCAGCTAAAACAGCTGCAGGTATTTTAGAAGCGATAGGGCCTAAACCAAGCATAATAATTAAAAGCATAATACCAGCGACCATTCCAGAAAGTTTGGTTTTACCTCCAGCATTTATGTTAACAACCGTTCTTATTGTTGCTCCAGCACCAGGAATTCCGCCAAATAAAGCAGCAATACTATTTCCTATTCCTTGTCCTACCAATTCTTTATTTGGTTTGTGTTTGGTTTTAGTCATATTATCTGCAACTACACTTGTTAAAAGCGAATCTATGGCTCCTAAAAGAGCTAAGGTTAAAGCTGTGAAAATATAAGGAGTTAGGTTACTGATAGAAAAACCTGTAAAAATTTCCCATTTCATTTCAGGAATTCCACTTGGTATTTCTTGTATAGTTCTATAGTCTAAATTAAAAGCAACTGCAATACCAGACATTGCAATTAAGGCAACTAACGTACTAGGGATTTTTGTGGTAATCCGTTTAAAACCATAAATTATAAAAATGGTTCCTAATGCTAATATTAGTTCTAACCAATTTATATTTTGAATTGCTCTAGGAAAAGCTTTAATTGCACCTAAAGCTCCAGAAGTTTCTTTTGCAGCTAATGTTTGCGATTCTTTATCTATTTCAATTGATGTTATTTTTTCTGCCTTTATAATTGTTTCTTTAAAATTATCAAGTACTAAAACACCTTCACCAGCCTCATCTTTTAATATGTTTTCTAGAATTACCTCTTGTGCTTGTGCTTTAAAATTTGATACAAATTCTACATCTTCCTTTGGATAATAACCAATAGAAGGTAATACTTGAGTTAATAAAATAATTAAACCAATTGCAGTCATAAAACCAGAAACCACTGGATAAGGAATGTATCTAATATATTTTCCTAAACCTATTAATCCTAAACCAATTTGAAAAAATCCAGCCAATAAAAATACGCTTAAAATTGCTGGAAGCGCTTTAGAAACATCACCATCATTTGCAGCAATAATACCTGCAATAACAACCATACTTACAGCAGTCATTGGTGCTGTTGGTCCAGAAATTTGTGTGCTTGTTCCGCCAAAAAGAGCAGCAAAAAAACTAATAAATATAGCGCCATATAAACCAGCACTTGGTCCTAAGCCAGAAGAAACCCCAAAAGCTAAAGCTAGAGGTAAGGCTACAATACCAGCAGTAATACCACCAAAAACATCACCTTTTAAATTTGAGAATAAATTTTTCATAAAGTAATAGTTATTATTGGTTGTAAGATAATTATTATAACTTAATAAAAGAAGTACTAAGAGCTTCTTTTATTAAGTTATTTATAAGATTTTACTTTAAAAATGTAACAGCACCATCGTTAATATTATACATGGCACCAACAATCATAATTTCACCTTTTTCTTCCATTGTAGCTAAAACTTCACTCTCACGTCTAATTCTTTCAATAGTAAGTGCTACATTTTTTTCTGCAACATTATCTACAAATTCTAAATTAGAAGAATTTCTTAAACTAACATCTTTTGGCTCTGAAATGGCATTAACAGCTGGCTTAATTTTATTTAGCATTGCAGTTAAGTTTCCTAGTTTAGCATTGTCGCAAGCACCTTTTACGGCGCCACAACTTGTGTGTCCTAAAACTACAACAAGTTTTGTGCCTGCTAGTTTACAACCAAACTCCATAGAACCTAAAATGTCTTGGTTTACAAAGTTACCAGCAATTCTTATGCTAAAAATATCACCTAAACCTTGATCAAAAATTAATTCTGCAGAAACTCTAGAATCTATACAACTTAAAATTGTTGCAAATGGAAATTGACCAGTACTAGTGTCGTTAACTTGCTCTAATAAGTTTCTATGTGCTTTTAAATTGTCTTGAAATCTTTGGTTTCCTTCTGTTAAATATTGTAATGACTTTTCTGGTGTCATTGTAGCTTGTGTTTCTCTTGTATGTGCTTTCATGTTATAATTTTATGTTGTTAGTAATAATGAAACATTTGTGTCATTAATTATTTTTTTTAAAAAAGCAGTATCATTTGCTTTTTTACTTTTTGTTAAACAAAGTAGGTTTACATTGCTTTTAGAAAGATAATTAGAAATGTTTTTAGCTATTGTGTCGTTTTCTTCAAAAACATATTCTATTTTTTTTCCTTCTAAATTTTGATGGGTTTCTTTTTCAATTTCAGAATTTTTTACCACTCTAAAATATTTAACAGGTTCTTTAGATTTAGCTTTTAAGTCTAATGCTAAACTAATATTTGTATCTTCTTTTGTGTCATTTAAAAAACCTAATGATAATTTTTTGTGTGGCTCTAAAATGTTTTCTTCGGAAGCAATAATT
Protein-coding sequences here:
- a CDS encoding carbonic anhydrase family protein, which codes for MKAHTRETQATMTPEKSLQYLTEGNQRFQDNLKAHRNLLEQVNDTSTGQFPFATILSCIDSRVSAELIFDQGLGDIFSIRIAGNFVNQDILGSMEFGCKLAGTKLVVVLGHTSCGAVKGACDNAKLGNLTAMLNKIKPAVNAISEPKDVSLRNSSNLEFVDNVAEKNVALTIERIRRESEVLATMEEKGEIMIVGAMYNINDGAVTFLK
- a CDS encoding LD-carboxypeptidase: MKNNVIPFLLLMTFSSVFAQKKLTTPPYLKKGDTIAIVAPAGILKNKQEVIEKAKRLVESWGLKVVLGKNLFNQENHFSGTDDERCQDFQEALDNKNIKAIWAARGGYGSVRILDKLDFTKFKKNPKWIIGYSDITAFHNHIHNLNVETIHGMMGTSLGDKPEEIIETISSFKKSLFGEEITYSISSSNYNKIGVAEGQIIGGNISILASMLGSKSQLNTDGKILFIEEIGEYKYSIDRMLQSLKRAGYFTKVKAVVVGDMTKIKKNSTNWGSSIEQLVLDVLPNDIPVLFDFPAGHESDNRALLFGRKVKLVVGRGEEKSTLKFLK
- a CDS encoding SulP family inorganic anion transporter, giving the protein MKNLFSNLKGDVFGGITAGIVALPLALAFGVSSGLGPSAGLYGAIFISFFAALFGGTSTQISGPTAPMTAVSMVVIAGIIAANDGDVSKALPAILSVFLLAGFFQIGLGLIGLGKYIRYIPYPVVSGFMTAIGLIILLTQVLPSIGYYPKEDVEFVSNFKAQAQEVILENILKDEAGEGVLVLDNFKETIIKAEKITSIEIDKESQTLAAKETSGALGAIKAFPRAIQNINWLELILALGTIFIIYGFKRITTKIPSTLVALIAMSGIAVAFNLDYRTIQEIPSGIPEMKWEIFTGFSISNLTPYIFTALTLALLGAIDSLLTSVVADNMTKTKHKPNKELVGQGIGNSIAALFGGIPGAGATIRTVVNINAGGKTKLSGMVAGIMLLIIMLGLGPIASKIPAAVLAGILITVGIGVMDYKGLKAIPSLPRDIKIGPLKLSSEVLIMMVVLLLSTFWNLVYAVGIGLVIASLMFMKKIGDLTAERSDVKSLKEEEWSDEKGFPANLKEEVFIKHIKGPLFFGSTSDFQALYLQIPDTAKIVIMRLGRMQYMDQSGLYAMEDMLQDLKTKNVEVLFVNLLQQPRYMMERIDIIPDFIPKEHIFKNFDECTSWIKKNVKDTI
- a CDS encoding carbonic anhydrase, with the translated sequence MDLEKVFENNEKWIQEKLSIDKNYFEKLGKGQNPELLYIGCSDSRATAEELMGAKPGEVFVHRNIANMVISIDLNVMSVVNYAVDHLKVKHVIVCGHYGCGGVKAAMQSADLGILNPWLRNIRDVYRIHSTELNKITNEEKKYEKLVELNVKEQCVNLIKTAAVQKAFRDRGLKVHGWVFDIHTGKLVDLKIDFEKYLKDIMKIYHLD
- a CDS encoding YraN family protein, whose product is MADHNELGEIGEQIAVDFLIKNEYKILERNYRYLKAEVDIIALKNGVLAVIEVKTRSSDYYGKPQDFVNPKKIKLLLSAIDYYVIQKDLDVEVRFDIIAIIYQKNNTKIEHLEDAFLYF
- a CDS encoding CvpA family protein; the protein is MNIFDIIIVALLLFAFVRGIMKGFFAEVASLVAIIAGVFVAIHYAHHMEYYLVNSSAINWSDETNRIVSFAVTFLFVVILVIFIGKILTKIADITALGMLNKLLGGIFGGLKIALILSVIFTFFGSVNNTIPFVEKETLDESVMYNPVKKIAPALFPSIIKEGEEGESKIDFSIK
- a CDS encoding TlpA disulfide reductase family protein codes for the protein MMKNIFYFILFISSFANAQHVIKGTMNPKIETDWVILYKIEGTKQIFVSNTTIKTDSITLSGKKQAVGRFEFKLKPDAKPGAYRVNYRTEGAGFLDIFYNKENISFIFNPDYPEQTVSFSKSSENKLYQEYVETISKAQEKLDSIQIAALQNPKLDLKTRYINAFNKVNVVQNKYAELSKEKYIAPIIKASNQNNSAEILTSVEDYLFKVKNSFFNNLDFNKKTLINSSFLTDRIVSYIFYINYSDDSRTQQKLYKEAIDVVLYKINNQPYKRDIIEFLIVQFEAYKNLEIIDYLFENHYNKLPETLQSQKFKSEKIALFASEIGRIAPDFSWKENGKSFKLSTLNDAEKYVLVFWSTSCSHCMREIPELHSYLKNKKNIKVIAFALEDDAFVWENYSRTNLYGWHNVLGLNKWQNETAKTYQIFSTPSYFVLDKSKKIIAKPNEIDDVMEYFNQE
- a CDS encoding SDR family oxidoreductase, with amino-acid sequence MSSFSDKIIWITGASSGIGKALAIELSNQNAKIILSSRKINDLELVKKKCKNPNNVKIVALDLEDYTNLQSKVKEAIDTFGKIDILVNNGGISQRSLVKDTLIAVDKQIMDVNYLGTVTLSKAILPHFIRNKSGHFVVTTSIVGKIGTPLRSSYAASKHALHGFFDSLRAEHFKDNIVVTLVCPGFVNTNVSKNALTGNGTPQQKMDVATANGIDPDRFAKLMAKAIKNQKEEVYIAGVKEKLGVYLKRFYPKLLSKMIRKLSVT